Proteins encoded in a region of the Bubalus bubalis isolate 160015118507 breed Murrah chromosome 9, NDDB_SH_1, whole genome shotgun sequence genome:
- the HIGD2A gene encoding HIG1 domain family member 2A, mitochondrial encodes METPGRVTPEAPFEPSQPPVIEGFSPSVYSTSESFKEKFIRKTRENPLVPIGCLGTAAALTYGLYCFHRGQSQRSQLMMRTRIAAQGFTIVAILVGLAASTLKSRP; translated from the exons ATGGAGACTCCTGGCCGTGTCACTCCGGAGGCACCCTTTGAACCATCGCAGCCCCCAGTCATTGAAGGCTTTAGCCCCAGTGTATACAGCACTTCGGAGAGCTTCAAGGAAAAGTTTATTCGCAAGACCCGCGAGAACCCATTGGTACCCATAG GCTGCCTGGGCACTGCGGCCGCCCTTACCTATGGTCTCTACTGCTTTCACCGGGGACAGAGCCAGCGCTCCCAGCTCATGATGCGTACCCGGATCGCCGCCCAGGGCTTCACGATCGTTGCCATCTTGGTGGGTCTGGCTGCATCCACTCTGAAATCTCGACCTTGA
- the NOP16 gene encoding nucleolar protein 16 isoform X2, which translates to MPKAKGKTRRQKFGYNVNRKRLNRNARRKAAPRIECSHIRHAWDQTKSVRQNLAEMGLAMDPNRAVPLLKRKTWRQKPAFQKRKEIHCHEISLTMFATWWRTMGRTIRLWPGMRRITIKIPQNRFGIRSTSTSVFTQQSGKPSLILCKRIKWRLSDWFMPTPG; encoded by the exons ATGCCCAAAGCCAAGGGAAAGACTCGGAGGCAGAAATTCGGTTATAATGTTAACCGGAAGCGTCTGAACCGGAATGCTCGACGGAAGGCAGCGCCGCGGATCGAATG CTCACACATCCGACATGCCTGGGACCAGACCAAATCGGTGCGGCAGAACCTGGCCGAGATGGGTTTGGCTATGGACCCCAACAGGGCAGTGCCCCTTCTTAAGAGAAAG ACCTGGAGGCAGAAGCCAGCcttccagaaaagaaaggaaatacactGTCACGAGATCTCATTGACTATGTTCGCTACATGGTGGAGAACCATGGGGAGAACTATAAG GCTATGGCCCGGGATGAGAAGAATTACTATCAAGATACCCCAAAACAGATTCGGAATAAGATCAACGTCTACAAGCGTTTTTACCCAGCAGAGTGGCAAGCCTTCACTGATTctttgcaaaagaataaaatggaggTTGAGTGACTGGTTTATGCCTACCCCAGGTTGA
- the NOP16 gene encoding nucleolar protein 16 isoform X1 produces the protein MPKAKGKTRRQKFGYNVNRKRLNRNARRKAAPRIECSHIRHAWDQTKSVRQNLAEMGLAMDPNRAVPLLKRKVKAMEVDVEERPKELVRKPYVLNDLEAEASLPEKKGNTLSRDLIDYVRYMVENHGENYKAMARDEKNYYQDTPKQIRNKINVYKRFYPAEWQAFTDSLQKNKMEVE, from the exons ATGCCCAAAGCCAAGGGAAAGACTCGGAGGCAGAAATTCGGTTATAATGTTAACCGGAAGCGTCTGAACCGGAATGCTCGACGGAAGGCAGCGCCGCGGATCGAATG CTCACACATCCGACATGCCTGGGACCAGACCAAATCGGTGCGGCAGAACCTGGCCGAGATGGGTTTGGCTATGGACCCCAACAGGGCAGTGCCCCTTCTTAAGAGAAAG GTAAAGGCCATGGAAGTGGATGTAGAGGAGAGGCCTAAGGAGCTTGTGCGGAAGCCTTATGTGCTTAATG ACCTGGAGGCAGAAGCCAGCcttccagaaaagaaaggaaatacactGTCACGAGATCTCATTGACTATGTTCGCTACATGGTGGAGAACCATGGGGAGAACTATAAG GCTATGGCCCGGGATGAGAAGAATTACTATCAAGATACCCCAAAACAGATTCGGAATAAGATCAACGTCTACAAGCGTTTTTACCCAGCAGAGTGGCAAGCCTTCACTGATTctttgcaaaagaataaaatggaggTTGAGTGA